From a region of the Lactuca sativa cultivar Salinas chromosome 4, Lsat_Salinas_v11, whole genome shotgun sequence genome:
- the LOC111877760 gene encoding probable arabinosyltransferase ARAD1: MTSIPEKRVFSSRLLSFLIFISMFFILISSSLLFRIGDNSFVPKSIYNLIVVNSVANEPKSISCKEKCPIKPVASCDPNQAILKVFMYDLPPDFHFGLLGWTGKQNQIWPNVGNFSEIPKYPGGLNLQHSIEYWLTLDLLSSITQNVPRSCSSILVDNSSQADIIFVPFFSSLSYNRHSKIQGNEQNSTNDILQERLVEYLKGRDEWKRFGGKDHLIMAHHPNSMLIARWKLGSAMFVLADFGRYSNEIANVDKDVIAPYKHVVRTIDAKKSPSFEERPTLVYFQGAIYRKDGGVIRQELYYLMKDEKDVHFTFGSAIGGGVRTASTGMSSSKFCLNIAGDTPSSNRLFDAIVSHCVPVIISDEIELPFEDILDYSKFSIFVPASEACKKGYLLKLLRGVKKEKWTEMWENLKQIAPHFEYEYPSKPGDAVDMIWKAVSRKISSLHYKTHRKNRYNRSQKFLNAR, from the exons ATGACTTCAATCCCTGAAAAGCGGGTGTTCTCCTCACGTTTGCTTTCATTCTTGATCTTCATTTCAATGTTCTTCATACTCATTTCTTCATCACTCCTCTTTCGAATTGGTGACAATTCCTTCGTACCCAAATCAATTTACAACCTAATTGTTGTTAATAGTGTCGCAAATGAACCCAAATCGATTTCTTGCAAAGAAAAATGCCCCATCAAACCAGTTGCCTCTTGTGATCCAAATCAAGCTATTTTAAAAGTGTTTATGTACGATTTACCCCCTGATTTTCACTTTGGGCTATTAGGTTGGACAGGAAAACAAAACCAAATATGGCCAAATGTTGGTAACTTTAGTGAAATCCCTAAATACCCAGGTGGATTAAACTTACAACACAGTATAGAATATTGGCTCACACTTGATCTTTTATCATCAATCACTCAAAATGTTCCTCGATCTTGTTCCTCTATTCTTGTAGATAATTCGAGTCAAGCGGATATAATTTTTGTCCCCTTTTTTTCGTCTTTGAGTTACAATAGGCATTCTAAGATTCAAGGGAATGAGCAAAATAGTACTAATGATATCTTGCAAGAGAGGTTGGTGGAATATTTGAAGGGTAGAGATGAATGGAAAAGATTTGGAGGAAAAGATCATTTGATCATGGCTCATCACCCTAATAGCATGTTGATTGCTAGATGGAAATTGGGTTCCGCTATGTTTGTGCTTGCGGATTTCGGTAGATATTCCAATGAGATTGCAAATGTTGATAAAGATGTGATTGCTCCTTATAAACATGTTGTTAGGACTATCGATGCTAAAAAATCGCCTTCTTTTGAAGAACGCCCCACGTTGGTGTACTTCCAAGGAGCAATTTATCGAAAAgat GGTGGAGTGATTCGTCAAGAATTATACTACCTAATGAAAGACGAAaaagatgtgcatttcactttcGGAAGTGCCATTGGAGGTGGGGTCCGCACGGCATCCACAGGGATGTCATCATCCAAATTCTGCCTCAACATTGCAGGAGACACACCTTCTTCAAATCGCCTTTTTGATGCAATTGTCAGCCATTGTGTTCCTGTTATCATAAGTGATGAAATCGAACTCCCATTTGAAGACATTCTTGACTACTCCAAATTTTCCATTTTTGTCCCTGCATCAGAAGCATGCAAAAAAGGGTACCTCTTGAAACTTCTCAGAGGGGTTAAAAAGGAAAAATGGACAGAAATGTGGGAAAATTTGAAGCAAATTGCACCACATTTTGAGTATGAGTATCCTTCGAAACCTGGTGATGCTGTTGACATGATTTGGAAAGCGGTTTCAAGAAAGATATCGAGTTTACATTATAAAACTCATAGGAAAAATAGATATAATAGGTCGCAAAAATTCTTGAATGCTCGTTAA